The Bacillus sp. Y1 genome has a window encoding:
- a CDS encoding AraC family transcriptional regulator has protein sequence MLQEFNQLMDYIEKNLTEEISGKEISKIVGLSDYHFKRMFSYMAGMSLNEYIKNRRLSVANVELINGAKVTDVAYKFGYQSIEGFSRAFREWCGFLPSEVTKNKIQKSFPKFLFFIDIRGGISMEFKIERKAKFNIIGVSKRVPIQFEGVNNAIVELAQSITEQQRNEMHQLADLYPHQVLNVSYNFDDSYLEEKGFLTHMIGFATTKENSFDDLEQLSIEDSLWAIFPNQGPFPATLQETTAKIYSEWLPSSGYEIVNLPSISFTKHDGTYENVYSEVWMPIKEKSKC, from the coding sequence ATGTTACAGGAATTCAATCAACTAATGGATTACATCGAAAAAAATTTGACGGAGGAAATTTCCGGAAAAGAAATTTCAAAAATAGTCGGCTTATCTGATTATCATTTTAAAAGAATGTTTTCGTATATGGCAGGAATGTCATTGAATGAGTATATCAAAAACAGGAGATTATCAGTAGCGAATGTTGAATTAATAAACGGTGCCAAGGTTACAGATGTTGCCTATAAATTTGGCTATCAATCAATCGAAGGATTTTCAAGAGCTTTTCGTGAATGGTGTGGCTTCTTACCTTCAGAAGTAACGAAAAATAAAATTCAAAAATCATTTCCCAAATTTTTATTTTTTATAGATATAAGGGGAGGAATTTCCATGGAGTTCAAAATTGAAAGGAAAGCGAAATTTAACATTATAGGTGTATCGAAAAGGGTGCCGATACAATTTGAAGGTGTTAATAATGCAATTGTAGAACTAGCCCAGTCCATTACCGAACAACAAAGAAATGAAATGCATCAATTAGCTGATTTATATCCTCATCAAGTCTTGAATGTATCTTATAATTTTGATGATAGTTACTTAGAGGAAAAAGGGTTCTTAACTCATATGATTGGTTTTGCAACGACAAAAGAAAATTCTTTTGATGATTTAGAACAACTTTCTATTGAAGATAGTTTATGGGCAATTTTCCCTAATCAAGGACCATTCCCCGCAACCCTTCAAGAAACGACTGCAAAAATTTATTCAGAATGGTTACCATCTTCAGGTTATGAAATAGTCAACTTACCTAGTATTTCTTTTACAAAGCATGATGGTACTTATGAAAATGTATATAGTGAAGTCTGGATGCCAATAAAGGAAAAAAGTAAGTGTTAG
- a CDS encoding YfcC family protein, which produces MSQQLKNSVIVSPEKQSNKKQKKINVFALLLGILLISTILTYIVPAGEYTRVEVDGRTVVDPDTFQWKDATPVGPFDMIQSIHTGMVEAANIIFFVLIIGGFFGVLSATGTVDVLIQTMANKLTKREKLLIPVMMLFFAIGGSLMGMAEETLAYIPLLIPLALALGFDTITGTAMVILGASAGFTTAVMNPFTVGIAQGIAELPMFSGMGYRLILFVIVYLVSVVFVYRYAMKVKKNPEIGFYGNYSKESASDLVSTSVKFTAKHKLIVTAFLLNYVVLAFGVIKYQWYITEIAALFVALTVIIGLIGRLSADKLVSSFTSGSAALIGGALVIGLSRATLVVLNEGSIVDPMLYGISEAIKDVPAYLSVIGMYNFQAIIHFVLASGSGHAMLTMPIMTPLADLLDITRQTAVLSFSFADGIGNIIFPTAGTLMAGLAIAGIPWTKWAKWVLPLVFIQYLIGLVAVVIAYFIGYGPF; this is translated from the coding sequence ATGAGTCAACAGTTAAAGAATTCTGTAATAGTTTCACCGGAGAAGCAAAGCAATAAGAAACAAAAAAAGATTAATGTTTTTGCTTTATTATTAGGAATATTATTGATCTCTACGATTCTAACTTATATTGTTCCAGCAGGGGAATATACTCGCGTGGAAGTAGATGGACGTACTGTTGTAGACCCTGATACCTTTCAGTGGAAGGATGCAACTCCTGTTGGCCCGTTTGATATGATTCAATCTATTCATACTGGAATGGTAGAAGCAGCTAATATTATTTTCTTTGTTCTTATTATCGGAGGTTTTTTTGGCGTATTAAGTGCAACAGGAACCGTTGATGTATTAATCCAAACAATGGCCAATAAACTGACTAAACGTGAAAAGCTACTGATCCCGGTGATGATGTTATTCTTTGCTATAGGTGGGTCATTAATGGGTATGGCAGAAGAAACGCTCGCTTACATTCCGCTACTCATCCCTTTAGCTTTAGCATTGGGTTTTGACACCATTACTGGTACAGCAATGGTGATATTAGGGGCTTCAGCAGGGTTTACAACAGCAGTGATGAATCCATTTACAGTAGGAATTGCTCAAGGAATTGCTGAGTTACCTATGTTTTCCGGAATGGGATATCGACTGATTCTGTTTGTGATTGTCTATCTTGTTTCTGTAGTATTTGTGTATCGGTACGCAATGAAGGTAAAGAAAAATCCTGAAATTGGATTCTATGGGAATTATTCAAAGGAAAGTGCATCAGATTTAGTGTCTACTTCTGTTAAGTTTACTGCGAAGCATAAATTAATTGTAACAGCCTTTCTTTTAAACTATGTGGTTTTGGCATTTGGGGTTATTAAATATCAATGGTATATCACAGAGATTGCTGCATTATTCGTAGCATTAACGGTTATTATTGGATTAATAGGGAGATTATCAGCTGATAAGCTAGTAAGCTCCTTTACAAGCGGTTCAGCGGCATTAATTGGAGGAGCGCTTGTTATTGGCTTATCTCGTGCTACGCTTGTTGTTTTAAATGAGGGTTCTATTGTTGACCCAATGTTGTATGGAATATCTGAAGCCATTAAAGATGTGCCGGCTTATTTAAGTGTAATTGGGATGTATAATTTTCAAGCTATCATTCATTTCGTTTTGGCATCTGGAAGTGGCCATGCAATGTTAACTATGCCTATTATGACACCGCTTGCTGATTTACTAGACATCACTAGACAAACCGCCGTGTTATCTTTTTCATTTGCAGATGGAATTGGAAATATTATTTTTCCAACAGCAGGTACATTAATGGCTGGTCTAGCTATCGCAGGTATTCCGTGGACAAAATGGGCTAAATGGGTATTGCCATTAGTATTTATTCAATACTTGATTGGTTTAGTGGCTGTTGTAATTGCCTATTTTATTGGTTATGGGCCATTTTAG
- a CDS encoding FusB/FusC family EF-G-binding protein, giving the protein MTEKFIKNEQLNSIKKQIALIKDSTKKNVPQNVLAAVIDLANAKISELFPNVSMDQQEMLDLSRLKTDKEYEQYIKHLSDYLLPFPRITEQQLKKMFPKLKKLKLPDLSDIDHSQLTYLSWNDLRSNKKFIVYELQEKLVGIECDFAPTSKKNLCSFCNSFCEVSYFSTVTKAKNPRNSDYYKSIGNLICADSSECNKKITSVEYLATFLKDSLGM; this is encoded by the coding sequence ATGACCGAAAAATTCATTAAAAATGAACAACTAAATTCTATAAAAAAACAGATTGCCTTAATTAAGGACAGCACTAAAAAGAACGTACCTCAAAACGTTTTGGCTGCTGTGATCGACCTAGCCAATGCCAAAATCTCGGAACTCTTTCCCAATGTATCAATGGACCAACAAGAAATGCTGGATCTTTCCAGATTGAAAACAGATAAAGAGTATGAGCAATATATCAAACATCTTTCGGACTATTTACTGCCCTTTCCAAGAATCACCGAGCAGCAATTAAAAAAAATGTTTCCAAAACTAAAAAAACTAAAGCTACCTGATTTATCAGATATTGACCATAGCCAGCTGACCTATTTAAGCTGGAACGACTTAAGATCCAATAAAAAATTTATAGTTTATGAGCTTCAGGAAAAACTGGTCGGTATTGAATGTGATTTTGCACCAACTAGTAAAAAAAATCTTTGTTCCTTCTGTAATAGCTTTTGTGAAGTTTCCTATTTTTCCACCGTAACAAAAGCGAAAAATCCACGAAACTCGGATTATTATAAGTCTATCGGTAATCTTATTTGCGCCGATAGCAGTGAATGCAATAAAAAAATAACCAGTGTAGAATATTTAGCTACTTTTCTAAAAGACTCACTAGGAATGTGA
- the iadA gene encoding beta-aspartyl-peptidase, producing MLKLLKNGEVYAPNYLGVRDILIADDKIAFIEEQINTPSSFVPIEVIDASGQLIVPGFIDSHVHIIGGGGEGGFKTRTPEIMLTDITMSGVTTLVGVLGTDGTTRRMESLLAKARALEEEGVTCYIHTGSYQVPVKTLTSRIEDDLILIDKIIGVGEVAISDHRSSQPTFEEMVKIATAARNGGILSGKAGLIEIHVGDGVEKLSLLEEIIEKTEIPARHFHPTHINRNKELFDAGITYAKKGGYVDLTTSTIPQFLEEGEVKCSTGLRLMLEKDIPISSITFSSDGQASLPYFDERGEFKGLKVGKTASLFREVRDAVLNEKVPLEQAIQVITSNPAQVLKLPQKGNIQKGKDADLVILDKETLTIQTVIAKGQIMVAQGSPLVKGTFE from the coding sequence TTGTTAAAGTTATTAAAAAACGGAGAGGTCTATGCACCAAACTATCTTGGTGTAAGAGATATCCTCATTGCAGACGATAAAATTGCTTTTATAGAGGAGCAAATAAACACTCCTTCTTCTTTTGTCCCTATCGAAGTGATTGACGCATCTGGTCAACTTATCGTGCCTGGATTCATTGATTCTCATGTTCATATTATTGGTGGTGGAGGAGAAGGTGGATTCAAAACAAGAACCCCAGAAATTATGTTAACAGATATAACGATGTCTGGTGTAACAACCCTAGTTGGTGTACTTGGAACGGATGGAACAACCCGGAGAATGGAAAGCCTCCTAGCAAAGGCTCGAGCACTAGAAGAAGAAGGTGTGACCTGTTATATCCATACAGGTTCTTATCAAGTACCAGTCAAAACATTAACCTCTAGAATTGAAGACGATTTAATTCTAATCGACAAAATTATTGGTGTTGGAGAAGTGGCCATTTCTGATCACCGTTCCTCTCAGCCTACGTTTGAAGAAATGGTTAAAATTGCAACAGCAGCTAGAAATGGTGGGATCTTATCTGGAAAAGCTGGACTTATAGAAATCCATGTAGGGGATGGAGTGGAAAAATTATCATTGCTAGAAGAGATCATCGAGAAGACAGAAATCCCTGCTAGACATTTCCATCCTACTCATATTAATCGTAATAAGGAGTTATTTGATGCGGGTATTACGTATGCAAAGAAGGGTGGGTATGTCGACTTGACCACTAGCACCATTCCTCAATTTTTAGAAGAAGGAGAAGTGAAGTGTTCGACAGGATTAAGATTAATGCTCGAAAAAGACATCCCCATTAGCAGTATTACTTTTTCATCAGATGGGCAGGCAAGTCTTCCTTATTTTGATGAAAGGGGCGAATTTAAAGGGCTAAAAGTGGGGAAAACGGCTTCGTTATTCCGGGAGGTAAGGGATGCAGTATTAAATGAAAAGGTCCCTCTGGAGCAAGCAATTCAAGTGATTACATCAAATCCAGCACAAGTTCTCAAACTACCTCAAAAAGGTAATATTCAAAAAGGTAAGGATGCTGATCTTGTTATTTTAGATAAAGAAACATTAACAATCCAAACGGTCATTGCAAAGGGTCAAATAATGG
- a CDS encoding phospholipase D-like domain-containing protein, whose protein sequence is MNRKLGRILLIISLIVNLLLVGKIMIDSSETQLSYAISGYQGSPEEELIEVINNTKEELNIAIYNLDNDNIVDAISAAAERDVSIRIIADGENTENKDSKEIFDELEALNIPIKINKDEKMHIKLTISDNQTVVTGSFNYTKDSAEDNEEVLLTVSDSDLASSMKETFNEMWDSGDLEEW, encoded by the coding sequence TTGAATAGAAAACTAGGAAGAATTCTTTTGATCATATCACTCATAGTGAACCTTTTATTAGTAGGTAAGATCATGATAGATTCAAGTGAAACACAGTTGTCTTATGCAATTAGTGGATATCAAGGTAGCCCAGAGGAAGAATTAATAGAGGTAATTAATAACACAAAGGAAGAACTTAATATTGCTATCTATAACCTAGATAATGACAACATCGTAGACGCTATTTCAGCCGCAGCGGAAAGAGACGTTTCCATTAGAATCATAGCCGATGGGGAAAATACAGAAAATAAAGATAGTAAAGAAATATTCGATGAGTTAGAGGCACTAAATATACCGATTAAAATAAATAAAGATGAAAAAATGCACATAAAGTTAACCATATCGGATAACCAAACCGTCGTAACAGGCTCCTTTAACTACACAAAAGACTCTGCAGAAGATAACGAGGAAGTCCTCTTAACCGTAAGTGATTCGGACTTAGCTTCATCTATGAAGGAAACATTTAATGAAATGTGGGATAGTGGTGATTTGGAGGAGTGGTAG
- a CDS encoding histidine phosphatase family protein — translation MSSEKEVKLYFVRHGETQYNIEKRMQGFCDSPLTERGIAQAKSVGMGLDDIEFTAVYTSESQRVIDTAKYAVGHRNLPTMTDPRLKEMNFGALESLVESEITERYGNILEQLFTLNDLNMAAPEGESYSQLYTRTTSVVKEIIDKHKNEGGNILVFSHGVTIGNYLMQLTKMSDYPHHDNCSVSVIKYDNGEFSVETIADTSFRDRYQ, via the coding sequence TTGTCCTCCGAAAAAGAAGTAAAGCTTTATTTTGTACGTCATGGTGAGACTCAATATAATATAGAAAAACGTATGCAAGGATTTTGTGATTCCCCGCTTACCGAACGCGGAATTGCTCAAGCTAAGTCTGTAGGAATGGGCCTAGATGATATTGAATTTACTGCTGTATACACTAGTGAAAGCCAACGGGTCATAGATACGGCTAAGTATGCAGTTGGTCATCGAAATCTTCCAACTATGACAGACCCACGCCTGAAAGAAATGAACTTCGGTGCTTTAGAGTCACTTGTAGAATCAGAAATCACTGAGCGATATGGAAATATACTTGAACAATTATTTACCCTTAACGACCTAAATATGGCTGCACCAGAAGGAGAAAGCTACTCCCAGCTTTATACACGTACAACCTCTGTCGTTAAAGAAATCATCGACAAACATAAAAATGAAGGCGGAAATATACTCGTTTTCTCACACGGAGTAACGATCGGCAACTACTTAATGCAATTAACAAAAATGAGCGATTATCCGCACCATGATAATTGCAGTGTTTCCGTAATTAAGTATGACAACGGTGAATTTAGTGTAGAAACAATTGCTGACACGTCCTTTAGGGACAGATATCAATAA
- a CDS encoding sigma-54 interaction domain-containing protein encodes MRKPCITLIAGGSTTKRVLHGQLQQLLGDYIDVKSYAMDEEIPSYLREPLLLFSSEVVKQEAFEKLEIQCEHFFVGKRMIHHEYIDQLLKIPENKKVLLVNDNYSETTEFIESLYQLGINHIQFVPFHIGQLYYEDIDTAVTPGEPHLCPPFIPNIIDVHVRLFDMTTILKLVDYCHLHTDISSRISERYIRNIVELHKKLLSADQKTKLLNDHLQKVVDSVDDGVLAVNSQQELTVFNHHLEALFQLSSQNILHKPIRTLLPAEIVDFILHGNENSKFFTVKGIEIVIFRSQMSIENTIVATFKSVNQAFEIEKAAQRQLKKKGLYAKYDLQDIIGHNPKILQCKTIAKKLAKSEHPVFIQGETGTGKELFANAIHLHSPRKSGPFLAVNCSALTESLLESELFGYEDGAFTGAKKGGKKGLFELADNGTLFLDEIGDISLNVQAHLLRVLQENEIRRIGGDKIIPINVRIIAATNKNLQDKIKAGTFRSDLYYRLNVLTFSIPPLRERKSDIPLLVDSFIKKHRLDIKIENQVMNFLLQHEWPGNIRELKSVVDYMLTVCENHLITENDIPSNGLTPSITQERSSLILVESKLEQDEYLFILNAIKACNDFGKAASREWISSYSKESKYYLSPQQVRKRLDFLESQDLIIKGKGRAGTKITSKGVNFLSSYINQ; translated from the coding sequence ATGAGAAAACCTTGTATTACTTTAATCGCTGGAGGTTCAACAACAAAAAGAGTGTTGCATGGCCAACTTCAACAATTACTTGGTGATTATATTGATGTGAAAAGCTATGCAATGGATGAAGAAATACCCTCTTATTTAAGGGAGCCGTTACTACTATTTTCATCAGAAGTAGTGAAACAGGAGGCTTTTGAGAAGTTAGAAATACAATGTGAACATTTTTTTGTTGGTAAACGTATGATTCACCATGAATATATTGACCAGCTGTTGAAGATCCCTGAAAATAAAAAAGTTCTTTTAGTTAACGATAACTATTCAGAAACCACAGAATTTATTGAGTCTTTATATCAGCTGGGTATCAACCATATTCAATTTGTCCCTTTTCATATAGGACAATTATATTATGAAGATATTGATACAGCCGTCACACCTGGAGAACCTCATCTTTGTCCACCATTTATTCCAAATATTATTGATGTTCACGTTCGACTTTTTGATATGACTACCATTCTAAAACTAGTAGATTACTGTCACTTACATACAGATATTTCGTCTCGGATATCAGAAAGATATATCCGAAATATCGTAGAATTACATAAGAAATTATTGAGCGCTGATCAAAAAACAAAACTGTTGAACGATCATTTACAAAAGGTCGTTGATTCCGTTGATGACGGAGTATTGGCGGTGAATTCACAGCAGGAACTTACCGTTTTCAACCACCATTTAGAAGCACTATTTCAACTCTCTTCACAAAATATTTTGCATAAACCAATCAGAACCCTACTTCCCGCTGAGATTGTTGACTTTATCCTACACGGAAATGAAAATAGTAAATTTTTTACCGTTAAAGGGATAGAAATTGTTATCTTTCGCTCTCAAATGAGTATAGAAAATACCATTGTTGCTACCTTTAAAAGTGTAAATCAAGCATTTGAGATTGAAAAAGCAGCTCAACGACAGTTAAAAAAGAAGGGTTTATATGCAAAATATGATTTACAAGATATTATTGGACACAACCCGAAAATTTTACAGTGTAAAACCATTGCTAAAAAGCTAGCTAAGTCAGAACATCCCGTTTTTATTCAAGGAGAAACAGGAACTGGAAAAGAGCTGTTTGCCAACGCGATACATCTCCACTCACCAAGAAAATCCGGACCATTTTTGGCTGTTAATTGTAGTGCATTAACGGAGAGCTTACTAGAAAGTGAATTATTTGGATATGAGGATGGAGCATTCACAGGGGCAAAGAAAGGCGGAAAAAAAGGATTATTTGAGTTAGCGGATAATGGAACCCTCTTTTTAGACGAGATTGGAGATATTAGCCTTAACGTACAAGCCCATTTATTAAGAGTCCTACAAGAAAATGAGATTCGTAGAATTGGTGGAGATAAAATCATTCCCATTAATGTTCGAATTATCGCTGCTACTAATAAAAATTTACAAGATAAGATCAAAGCAGGTACGTTTCGTTCTGATTTATATTATCGTCTTAATGTTCTAACCTTTTCAATCCCTCCTTTAAGAGAGAGAAAAAGTGATATCCCCTTACTTGTTGATTCTTTTATCAAAAAACATCGGTTAGATATAAAAATCGAGAATCAGGTAATGAATTTCCTTTTACAGCATGAGTGGCCAGGTAATATCCGAGAATTAAAGAGTGTGGTTGATTATATGCTTACCGTATGTGAAAATCATCTCATAACTGAAAATGACATTCCTAGTAATGGACTAACCCCTTCTATAACACAAGAACGTTCAAGCTTGATTCTAGTTGAAAGTAAACTAGAACAGGATGAGTATTTGTTTATTTTAAATGCAATTAAAGCATGCAATGATTTTGGAAAAGCAGCTAGCAGAGAATGGATTTCCTCATATAGTAAAGAATCTAAATATTACTTATCTCCCCAACAGGTTAGGAAACGACTTGATTTCTTAGAATCTCAAGACTTAATCATTAAAGGGAAAGGAAGAGCCGGAACAAAAATCACCTCAAAAGGGGTAAATTTCCTCTCTTCTTATATCAACCAATAG
- a CDS encoding CD3324 family protein, protein MKYINANKVLPEKLIVEIQKYVQGETLYIPKQETEYQKWGTSSGGRRLLDHRNAAIRNSFISGSSIQQLAEEYYLSTETIKKIVYSYKK, encoded by the coding sequence TTGAAATATATTAATGCAAACAAAGTTTTACCTGAAAAGCTAATCGTAGAAATCCAAAAGTATGTCCAGGGGGAAACCCTTTATATTCCTAAGCAGGAAACGGAGTATCAAAAGTGGGGAACTTCAAGTGGAGGAAGACGGCTGCTTGACCACCGTAATGCAGCTATTAGAAATTCTTTTATTAGTGGCAGCAGTATTCAACAACTGGCTGAGGAATATTACCTTTCAACAGAAACGATTAAGAAAATAGTTTATTCATATAAAAAGTAG
- a CDS encoding phosphoglycerate dehydrogenase, with translation MSPITLKKVNQIKTLNNIAESGLKVFRKDNFAVDNDCENPDAIIARSFNMHSMDFGSNLKAIARAGAGVNNIPVDKCTEQGIVVFNTPGANANAVKEMVLTTIMASSRNLFAGVSWTKTLEGEGDQVPKLVEAGKKQFVGKEIKGKTLGVIGLGAIGALVANDAIALDMDVIGFDPFISVDTAWNLSRTVQRALTIEELFANADYITVHTPLTDDTKGMFNQATFSIMKPGVHILNFSRGELVNEIDLAVALEEGIVGQYITDFPNENVLKMENTICVPHLGASTAESEENCAIMAGRQIKDFLETGNIKNSVNFPNATLPYSGKQRVAAFHKNIPGMVGKITSALSGYDLNIADMVNRSRGEYAYTMIDIDNNVTSEIIPQLEEKIGLIEGIVTVRII, from the coding sequence ATGAGCCCAATTACATTAAAAAAAGTGAACCAAATTAAAACATTAAATAATATTGCAGAAAGCGGGTTAAAAGTCTTCCGCAAGGATAACTTTGCAGTCGACAATGACTGTGAAAATCCGGATGCAATCATTGCTCGTAGTTTTAATATGCATTCAATGGATTTCGGTAGTAATTTAAAAGCAATTGCAAGAGCTGGAGCAGGTGTTAATAATATTCCTGTCGACAAATGCACAGAGCAAGGAATTGTTGTTTTTAATACACCTGGAGCAAATGCAAATGCCGTTAAAGAGATGGTTTTAACTACAATAATGGCTTCATCAAGAAACCTTTTTGCTGGTGTGTCATGGACAAAGACCTTAGAAGGTGAAGGGGACCAAGTTCCAAAGCTTGTGGAAGCTGGGAAAAAGCAATTTGTAGGAAAAGAGATTAAGGGTAAAACTCTAGGTGTTATTGGACTAGGTGCAATTGGAGCACTTGTAGCGAACGATGCCATTGCTTTAGACATGGATGTAATTGGATTCGACCCATTTATTTCTGTTGATACTGCATGGAATTTATCACGTACAGTCCAACGTGCATTAACAATTGAAGAATTGTTTGCAAACGCTGATTACATTACCGTGCACACACCATTAACGGATGATACAAAAGGAATGTTTAATCAAGCCACATTTAGCATTATGAAACCAGGTGTGCATATTCTGAACTTCTCACGTGGAGAACTAGTGAACGAAATAGATTTGGCGGTTGCGCTAGAAGAAGGAATCGTGGGTCAATACATCACAGATTTTCCTAATGAAAATGTATTGAAAATGGAAAACACCATTTGTGTTCCACACCTTGGTGCATCAACAGCAGAATCTGAGGAAAATTGTGCGATTATGGCGGGGCGTCAAATAAAGGATTTCCTTGAGACAGGAAATATTAAAAACTCAGTGAATTTCCCAAATGCCACTCTACCATATTCAGGAAAACAACGTGTAGCAGCTTTCCACAAAAACATCCCTGGAATGGTTGGGAAGATCACCTCAGCTCTATCAGGCTATGACTTAAACATCGCAGATATGGTGAACAGAAGTAGAGGGGAATATGCCTATACAATGATCGATATTGATAATAATGTAACGAGTGAAATTATCCCTCAGTTAGAGGAAAAAATCGGCTTGATTGAAGGTATTGTTACTGTACGTATAATTTAA